In Cydia strobilella chromosome 8, ilCydStro3.1, whole genome shotgun sequence, one DNA window encodes the following:
- the LOC134743662 gene encoding juvenile hormone esterase-like, translated as MHPGSEDTRSGQSTCVVLTREGPIRGYIDRNDEGTYYKFKSIPFAKPPIGPLRFMPPQPIAPWAEELDCTMNSPMPVCVGRERKMIGTEDCLYLEVISPNIKPNKPMPVMFFMPSYGFGFRLEEIYDASLITNQDVVYVICNGRLGPFGFLSINDISAPGNNGLKDLVLGLKWVQRNIHIFGGDPKNVTIFGSSSGGSMVHFMILSPMATGLFHKAIIQSATAFNNWSIDRNPTAVVTELAMKLGIQTCCMVTIIEKIKNCSKDEITSAWMDMERIARFEGNFVASVFKPCIEQEFEGQPAFLTRSPTLIVKSGNFNKVPFIIGSNNKEGEFVRFIGVNYYDYKKINENVRHMVPKPIAVEDNLDQVIGQKILKFYSGGEDFMNEDSKDQYIQLISDFFFIYHVTKTAQLHTTFAPECPIYYYILTHAGEWRLPKDLELFNCVGHHAEIPFIFRIAIPGSPPCKGSRDSVTTRSRVIKMWTNFAKYGNPTPDENDPLLQIKWDPVENANKLNYLNIGSELTKGSNPFRDRMAFWDDLLHQHKFLKILSFFQDFGMAC; from the exons CGGGCAGTCCACCTGTGTAGTACTAACAAGAGAGGGGCCTATACGCGGTTATATTGACAGAAACGATGAGGGAACTTACTACAAATTCAAGAGCATACCTTTTGCCAAGCCTCCTATTGGCCCATTACGATTTATG cCACCTCAACCTATTGCTCCATGGGCTGAGGAACTAGACTGCACCATGAATTCGCCTATGCCAGTATGCGTTGGCCGGGAACGAAAAATGATTGGTACTGAGGACTGTCTATATCTCGAGGTCATCAGTCCCAACATCAAACCTAACAAACCCATGCCTGTCATGTTTTTTATGCCCAGTTATGGATTTGGATTTCGTCTAGAAGAGATTTATGATGCATCTTTAATAACCAATCAGGATGTTGTCTATGTGATTTGCAATGGAAGATTGGGGCCATTTGGCTTCTTGTCTATTAATGACATATCTGCACCAGGTAACAATGGACTGAAAGACTTAGTATTAGGTCTGAAATGGGTGCAGAGAAATATACATATCTTTGGAGGAGATCCAAAAAATGTCACTATATTTGGTTCAAGTTCAGGTGGCTCTATGGTGCATTTTATGATCCTGTCACCAATGGCAACTGGGCTATTCCACAAAGCCATTATTCAAAGTGCTACAGCATTTAATAATTGGTCTATAGATAGGAACCCAACCGCTGTAGTGACAGAACTGGCCATGAAGTTGGGCATACAGACATGCTGTATGGTTACAATcatagagaaaataaaaaattgctCAAAAGATGAAATCACATCTGCCTGGATGGACATGGAACGAATAGCGCGATTTGAAGGTAATTTTGTGGCTTCAGTCTTTAAGCCCTGCATTGAACAAGAGTTTGAGGGCCAACCTGCGTTTCTTACAAGAAGCCCAACATTAATTGTTAAATCTGGAAATTTCAATAAAGTGCCATTTATAATTGGAAGCAATAATAAAGAAGGCGAGTTTGTACGCTTTATTGGTGTCAATTATTATGACTACAAAAAGATAAATGAAAATGTGAGACATATGGTTCCAAAACCAATAGCAGTAGAAGATAATTTGGACCAGGTGATAGGGCAAAAGATTTTGAAGTTTTATTCAGGTGGTGAAGATTTTATGAATGAGGATAGTAAAGACCAATATATACAACTTATCAGTGACttcttttttatataccacgtaaCCAAAACTGCCCAACTGCacacaacctttgcaccagaaTGTCCAATATACTACTATATCTTAACCCATGCCGGGGAATGGAGATTGCCAAAGGATTTAGAATTATTTAACTGTGTTGGACATCATGCAGAGATACCTTTTATATTCCGTATTGCAATCCCAGGGTCGCCACCATGCAAGGGCAGTCGCGACTCTGTTACCACTAGAAGCAGAGTTATCAAAATGTGGACAAACTTTGCCAAATATGG aaacccAACACCCGACGAAAATGATCCTCTTCTACAGATTAAATGGGACCCAGTAGAGAACGCtaataaattgaattatttaaatatcgGATCTGAGCTCACCAAAGGAAGCAATCCGTTTAGGGACAGAATGGCGTTCTGGGACGATCTGCTCCACCAACATAAGTTCCTGAAAATACTGAGTTTCTTCCAGGATTTCGGAATGGCTTGCTGA